The Anabrus simplex isolate iqAnaSimp1 chromosome 6, ASM4041472v1, whole genome shotgun sequence genome includes the window agacttcttctctcacgcctcaatggatacctaagcacccgcaacatactgcgacctgagcagtttgggttcaggtccaggcgAAGTGCCCCCCTTGCGGCgctgcgcctgacacagtatgtcacaaggtcgttcaatatgcgccgtagcgtgccagcagtatttttcgacgtagagaaagctttcgacactgtctggcacgataatttaatcGTGAAACTTCTGGAACTATATCAAGTTCCTACATACCtagtcaaaattattcagtcatatttgactaacaggaaattttatatttcctgtgaaggggagcaatctaCCCCTCGGGCACTcagagctggagtcccacagggtggagtgctgagccccactctctacggcctatatgtgaacgatcttcccacaCGAGATGGAGTAGagatccagcagtatgcggatgacatagccatttacatcggcatgaaacgaaatgactatgccgtccgacgactgcaacaatggatcgattccttctgggagtggtgtctccggaacaaggtgaaaataaatgcggataaaacacaggcaattgttttcacccggcgccggcctaaccttgatcgcctcactattaataacgtccccgtgtcttggacTAACCAAATTAAATACCTTGGCTTAATATTGGACAGAACtatgtcctggagatacaatatagaacaggcccggcagcgtgccacggcacggatgaaagcactgagacctctgctaggcaataaatatatctctaccaccatcaagagaaatatttacctagcatgtattaggcccatcctgctgtatggctgcgaggcctggggctatattgccaagactccactttccaaattacaaacctttcagaataagacactacgaatgatgaccagagcaccatatctgaaatctaacaagaggatacgggctgagcttcgtatccccacacttagatctcagataaataaaatagtgaggatgaccagggctaggatcctctcgaacctatcagaggaccctggtattctATTATTAAAACGgatcatgaggaccaagaagccgcggactcgcctgaagtaccgtggcccttggatcacttatgatctgttttaaaattcgaacctgccaaccctttcggccttttccaaattaataCCAATGACTCACTAAATTACGTCAAAATTTTTCCCCTGTTAagtgccgtttgttaagaaggaccCAATTTCCTAATAAATTACTCGCTTGAGCACAAATTagtagcgatgagggggtttcttctctgacgatAGGCCCTTGGTCTATCTGACAGATTGCTTTATCCCCCGCCAGTGTAGCGCGAACAGAGACTTCCTGCCTCATCGGCAACAccttggaaacagatgagtaggggggcattattttcgccccggggctcccatccactggccatcaacaaaaaaaaaaaaaaaaaaaaaaaaaaaaggtgcccccagccattcgtttggattctcagtagctacacgagacaaccatgcctcctaagactagcggaaaggccgccaagaaagccggcaaggcccagaagaacatctccaagggagataagaagaagaagcgcaagaggaaggagagctacgccatctacatctacaaagtacttaaacaggtacaccctgatactggcatctccagcaaggcgatgagcatcatgaacagcttcgtcaacgacatcttcgaacgTATCGCCGCTgaagcttcccgtctggcccactacaacaagcgctccaccatcactagtcgggagatccagactgccgtccgtctcttgctgcccggagagctggccaagcacgccgtcagcgagggcaccaaagcagtcaccaaatacaccagctccaagtaaggagctacagggaataaccacccttcttaagaaacggcccttttcagggccaccacacctttaaaaaaaagagcagttgtgttagcctcttacccttaagcaaaccaaaggcaagtgaaaagggggacatcacatcaaagtggttagcattgttactttaaggtcaaaagaaattagaaaacctcataataataataataataataataataataataataattataataattataataataataatcgtcgtcgttaacaccatcatagccggacggattattcagtccttttgccgcttgaaacgacaatcgcaccgccgtcaagaacaacaacaacaacaacaacaactactactactactactaccacggggccctgggtctttctttctttctttctttctttctttctttctttctttctttctttcttttctttcttgaggagattggttgggattgaatgtaggccctgggtcgagttggggttaggttacgacgaagtgaggttaaaactactcgggttaggttccgccgcgccccgccgcgcgcgctcagtaccgccctcgtacgctcctccgtcgcgatctccgagcaaagtctcgtctcgacaacgcgcccgcccacctccaaagaataaataaccgttgccttctgtacacatgcatctatgaagacttcctttctcgccaacggccataccatgttgaatacaccggttctcgtccgatcaccgcagttaagcaacattgggcgtggtcagtacttggatgggtgaccgcttgggaacaccacgtgccgttggctcaattccctttttacctactattctgatctctaaataaccctttatcatcaactttagccttacggctgcacaaatgtcgaaattgatcgatttttgttacatgtgaaactaaccagatgttcttaactttccaacatgattcaagtttattgtagatacttaacttcctccgaggtgcccgcctaacctgacctgacctgatgatgatgatgatgatgatgatgatgatgatgatgatgatgatggttgttattattattattattattattattattattattattattgttattatgcgagagagagagagagagagagagagagagagagagtgtgtgtgtgtgtgtgtgtgtgtgtgtgtgtgtgtgtgtgtgtgtgtgtgtgtgtgtgtgctgttatttttcttttaggttagtgcagcTTAGTGCGCCCTGTCTGTAGGAGGCCCCTCATGGATActtaactcttcattctactacgtcctatttcgcgtaagattacaggtaagaagggtaatcagtgccagggcggaacgtgggttcgaatctccctgcccgccaagaaaatcgcgaggaagatggtttccaaacaacgtcatcgacactgtcgtgataacaatgaaagccgtgtcctagcaaccgcacgccgcatgtagcagcccttcaaagaggcgaaaaatgatttcattttatgttctttcaggtaagataagatactatcgctgacccgttgatataacgacgacgttcggtaataagttgcaagtctgttgtgcgctattctctgcaggtaactgggcgtctctcataagcttgcttacgaacgatgatgtactagtgcaggagagtgacccttgtgcgcgtgttccgacaaatcgtagcattgactcccaggactttgcatttctacct containing:
- the LOC137501261 gene encoding histone H2B, which encodes MPPKTSGKAAKKAGKAQKNISKGDKKKKRKRKESYAIYIYKVLKQVHPDTGISSKAMSIMNSFVNDIFERIAAEASRLAHYNKRSTITSREIQTAVRLLLPGELAKHAVSEGTKAVTKYTSSK